A stretch of the Streptomyces sp. NBC_00078 genome encodes the following:
- the chpH gene encoding chaplin ChpH: MIKKVVAAAAATGGLVLAGAGLAVADSGAQGAAVHSPGIVSGNVVQVPVHVPVNVCGNTVSVIGLLNPAFGNTCINK; encoded by the coding sequence ATGATCAAGAAGGTCGTCGCCGCTGCGGCTGCCACTGGTGGTCTGGTTCTCGCGGGTGCGGGCCTGGCTGTCGCCGACTCCGGTGCTCAGGGTGCCGCAGTGCACTCCCCGGGCATCGTGTCCGGCAACGTCGTTCAGGTGCCGGTTCACGTCCCGGTGAACGTCTGCGGCAACACGGTCTCCGTGATCGGGCTGCTGAACCCCGCCTTCGGCAACACCTGCATCAACAAGTGA
- a CDS encoding SCO1664 family protein: MSAPERIPPRSVTPVELLTSGELTVRGRIREASNAALYCTISHEGRETACIYKPVAGERPLWDFPDGNLARREVAAHEVSEMTGWGLVPPTVLREGPYGEGMVQLWIEVSAEGDAPELLALADAEEPEPGWKAIGLAEVGEGQTALLVHADDERLRRLAVLDAVINNADRKGGHLLPTADGRLYAIDHGVTFNTENKLRTLLWGWAGEPLTPDAVDVLTGLQKALGEQGALAARLSALITGAELDATRARVAVLLQTGKHPEPSGEWPAIPWPPV, encoded by the coding sequence ATGTCCGCGCCAGAACGGATACCGCCGCGGAGCGTGACGCCCGTCGAACTGCTCACCAGCGGCGAGCTCACCGTGCGCGGCCGTATCCGCGAGGCGTCCAACGCCGCGTTGTACTGCACGATCTCCCATGAGGGCCGGGAGACGGCCTGCATCTACAAGCCCGTCGCCGGTGAGCGGCCCCTGTGGGACTTCCCCGACGGCAACCTCGCCCGGCGCGAGGTGGCCGCGCACGAGGTCTCCGAGATGACCGGCTGGGGGCTCGTGCCGCCCACCGTGCTGCGGGAGGGCCCGTACGGCGAGGGGATGGTCCAGCTGTGGATCGAGGTCTCCGCCGAAGGGGACGCGCCAGAGCTGCTCGCCCTGGCGGACGCTGAGGAGCCCGAGCCGGGCTGGAAGGCGATCGGCCTCGCGGAGGTCGGTGAGGGGCAGACGGCGCTGTTGGTGCACGCCGACGACGAGCGGCTGCGCCGGCTCGCCGTGCTCGACGCCGTGATCAACAACGCGGACCGCAAGGGCGGCCACCTGCTGCCGACGGCCGACGGCCGGCTCTACGCGATCGACCACGGGGTGACCTTCAACACCGAGAACAAGCTGAGGACGCTGCTGTGGGGGTGGGCGGGGGAGCCGCTGACGCCCGACGCGGTCGACGTCCTCACGGGCCTTCAGAAAGCCCTGGGTGAGCAGGGAGCGCTGGCCGCCCGTCTGTCCGCGCTGATCACCGGCGCCGAACTCGACGCCACGCGCGCGCGTGTCGCCGTACTGCTGCAGACCGGCAAGCACCCGGAGCCGAGCGGGGAGTGGCCGGCCATTCCGTGGCCGCCCGTCTAG
- a CDS encoding ferritin-like domain-containing protein — translation MISAKSLFQEILDGDDSFALFCSIAASGESQGGWENARIATLVPEGERALAPKITRHGADEDKHGRIFNALMRKRGLDPVPVPPETDYTMLLEKHGIGLAHEKLRSEEALTVQDIVTYLAHSRVTEQRACEQMELLRRHFADHPDIGRAVKMISNDEDNHLAYCNEELLRFAYAGHGRAIQRTLRECALAEIRVYRDVSLAVMDHMGRILGWPRAKSAVLAAGIHAVYAYERAAGWRRMVSLRMPERRDALGGSTTTAPEFA, via the coding sequence ATGATTTCGGCAAAGAGCCTGTTCCAGGAGATCCTCGACGGCGACGACTCCTTCGCGCTGTTCTGCTCCATCGCGGCCAGCGGGGAGTCACAGGGCGGCTGGGAGAACGCCCGCATCGCCACGCTCGTACCGGAGGGCGAACGTGCGCTCGCCCCCAAGATCACCCGGCACGGCGCGGACGAGGACAAACACGGGCGGATCTTCAACGCCCTGATGAGGAAGCGTGGCCTCGACCCGGTTCCCGTACCGCCCGAGACCGACTACACGATGCTCCTGGAGAAGCACGGCATCGGCCTCGCCCACGAGAAGCTCAGGAGCGAAGAGGCGCTCACCGTGCAGGACATCGTCACCTACCTCGCACACAGCCGGGTCACCGAACAGCGCGCCTGCGAGCAGATGGAACTCCTGCGCAGGCACTTCGCCGACCACCCCGACATCGGGCGTGCAGTGAAGATGATCTCGAACGACGAGGACAACCACCTGGCCTACTGCAACGAGGAGTTGCTGCGCTTCGCGTACGCAGGACACGGCCGGGCGATCCAGCGGACGCTGCGCGAGTGCGCGCTAGCCGAGATCCGCGTCTACCGGGACGTCAGCCTCGCCGTCATGGACCACATGGGACGCATCCTCGGCTGGCCGAGGGCCAAGTCGGCGGTGCTCGCCGCCGGTATCCACGCCGTCTACGCGTACGAGCGGGCCGCGGGCTGGCGGCGGATGGTGAGCCTGCGGATGCCCGAGCGCCGCGACGCACTCGGCGGATCCACCACGACGGCGCCCGAGTTCGCCTGA
- a CDS encoding histidine phosphatase family protein, with product MPTLILVRHGRSTANTEGVLAGWTPGVALDERGAAQAAALPGRLAELPIREVVSSPLQRCQETVRPLLDARPELTPHTDERIGEAHYGDWSGRKLAELADDPLMQVVQAHPSAAAFPGGESMRAMQTRAAEAVREWNARVERDHGADTVYLMCSHGDVIKSLVADALGLHLDLFQRISVEPCSITAIRYTRLRPFLVRLGDTGDFTSLAPREEPPAEDATVGGGAGAP from the coding sequence ATGCCCACGCTGATCCTGGTCCGGCACGGACGTTCCACCGCCAACACCGAGGGCGTGCTCGCCGGCTGGACGCCCGGTGTCGCACTCGACGAGCGCGGCGCCGCACAGGCCGCCGCGCTGCCCGGGCGGCTCGCCGAGCTGCCGATACGCGAGGTCGTCAGCAGCCCGCTGCAACGCTGCCAGGAGACGGTGCGACCGCTTCTGGACGCCCGTCCTGAACTGACCCCCCACACCGACGAACGGATCGGGGAGGCCCACTACGGCGACTGGTCCGGCCGCAAGCTCGCCGAGCTCGCGGACGACCCGCTGATGCAGGTGGTGCAGGCGCACCCCTCCGCCGCCGCGTTCCCCGGCGGCGAGTCGATGCGCGCGATGCAGACCCGCGCCGCCGAAGCCGTACGTGAGTGGAACGCGCGCGTGGAGCGCGACCACGGCGCCGACACCGTGTACCTCATGTGCTCGCACGGCGACGTCATCAAGTCTCTTGTCGCGGACGCACTCGGACTTCATCTCGACCTCTTCCAGAGGATTTCCGTTGAACCGTGTTCCATCACCGCCATCCGTTACACACGCCTGAGGCCGTTCCTCGTGCGCCTCGGTGACACCGGCGATTTCACGTCCCTGGCGCCGCGCGAGGAGCCCCCGGCCGAGGACGCCACGGTCGGGGGCGGTGCGGGCGCACCGTGA
- the corA gene encoding magnesium/cobalt transporter CorA, translated as MIVDCAIYRDGHRTEGPEDVSDALAQCRRGPDDFVWIGLYEPTEKEFERVTEEFGLHPLAVEDALTAHQRPKLEVYDDSLFLVLKPVGYEKESDIVTSGEVMVFVGDSFVVTVRHGEEAPLAAVRQRLEEEPEMLRHGPTAVLYSIADAVVDHYLEVAAELSTDLEELEAEVFSPTGGGSRHTASRIYSFKRQILEFRRATGPLAQPLDRLRGGGLLGGRVPFVHEKARPFFRDVSDHLTRVNESVEGLDRLVSDVLSAHLAQMSVRQNDDMRKISAWAAMAAVPTMIAGIYGMNFDHMPELHWTVSYPAVILAMAVLEVLLFRLLKRRGWL; from the coding sequence GTGATCGTCGACTGCGCCATCTACCGGGACGGGCACCGCACGGAGGGGCCCGAGGACGTCTCCGACGCCCTGGCTCAGTGCCGTCGCGGACCGGACGACTTCGTGTGGATCGGTCTGTACGAGCCGACGGAGAAGGAGTTCGAGCGGGTCACCGAGGAGTTCGGGCTGCACCCGCTGGCCGTCGAGGACGCCCTCACCGCGCATCAGCGCCCCAAGCTGGAGGTGTACGACGACTCGCTGTTCCTGGTCCTCAAGCCGGTCGGGTACGAGAAGGAGAGCGACATCGTCACCTCCGGCGAGGTCATGGTCTTCGTCGGCGACTCGTTCGTGGTGACCGTGCGGCACGGCGAGGAGGCGCCGCTCGCGGCCGTGCGGCAACGGCTGGAGGAGGAGCCCGAGATGCTCCGGCACGGGCCGACGGCGGTGCTGTACTCGATCGCCGACGCCGTGGTCGACCACTACCTGGAGGTGGCGGCCGAGCTGAGCACCGACCTGGAGGAACTGGAGGCGGAGGTGTTCTCGCCGACCGGCGGGGGCTCGCGGCACACGGCGTCCCGCATCTACTCCTTCAAGCGGCAGATCCTGGAGTTCCGCAGGGCCACGGGCCCGCTGGCGCAGCCGCTGGACCGCCTCAGGGGCGGCGGTCTCCTCGGCGGGCGGGTGCCCTTCGTGCACGAGAAGGCACGGCCCTTCTTCCGGGATGTCAGTGACCACCTCACGCGCGTGAACGAGTCCGTGGAGGGCCTGGACCGGCTGGTCTCGGACGTGCTGTCGGCGCATCTCGCGCAGATGAGCGTCCGGCAGAACGACGACATGCGGAAGATCTCCGCGTGGGCGGCCATGGCCGCGGTCCCCACGATGATCGCGGGAATCTACGGCATGAACTTCGACCACATGCCGGAGCTGCACTGGACCGTGTCGTACCCGGCGGTGATCCTGGCGATGGCCGTTCTCGAAGTGCTGCTCTTCCGGCTGCTCAAGCGCCGGGGATGGCTGTAG
- a CDS encoding DUF3090 domain-containing protein — translation MSRQVFLFDPPDRFVAGTVGMPGRRTFFLQAVAGPRVTSVALEKTQVAALAERMDELLDEVVRRSGGSAAVPAVASAEISDTEPLDTPVEEEFRVGTMALAWDGEEQRMIVEAQALVELDADSEEDLAEAEERLLQDEENGPPMLRVRLTGVQARAFAKRALDVVNAGRPPCPLCSLPLDPEGHVCPRQNGYRRGA, via the coding sequence GTGTCCCGTCAGGTGTTCCTCTTCGACCCCCCGGACCGTTTCGTGGCCGGTACGGTCGGTATGCCCGGACGCCGTACGTTCTTCCTCCAGGCCGTCGCAGGCCCCCGTGTGACCAGCGTGGCCCTGGAGAAGACACAGGTCGCCGCCCTTGCCGAGCGCATGGACGAACTGCTCGACGAGGTCGTACGGCGCAGTGGCGGCAGCGCCGCCGTCCCGGCCGTGGCCTCCGCCGAGATCTCCGACACGGAGCCGCTGGACACCCCCGTCGAGGAGGAGTTCCGGGTCGGCACCATGGCCCTCGCCTGGGACGGCGAGGAGCAGCGCATGATCGTCGAGGCGCAGGCCCTCGTGGAGCTGGACGCCGACTCCGAGGAGGACCTCGCCGAGGCCGAGGAACGCCTCCTCCAGGACGAGGAGAACGGGCCCCCGATGCTGCGGGTCCGGCTGACCGGCGTGCAGGCGAGAGCCTTCGCCAAGCGCGCCCTGGACGTCGTCAACGCCGGGCGTCCGCCGTGCCCGCTGTGCAGCCTCCCCCTCGACCCGGAAGGACACGTATGTCCGCGCCAGAACGGATACCGCCGCGGAGCGTGA
- a CDS encoding aldo/keto reductase — protein MEQRYLGRTGLRVSRIGLGTLTWGRDTDEHDAADLLKTFWEAGGSLVDSADVYGDGEAEYLLGRLIEGLVPRRDLVISTKAGSVPDPDRRVDGSRGHLLSALDASLTRLGTDYVDIWHIHGFDPYTPLEETLQALDMAVSSGRARYAGVSNFCGWQLAKAATWQLAAPGIRTRLAGTQMEYSLLQRGVEREVLPAALDLGIGLLPSSPLGRGVLTGKYRDDAMPPDSRGASDHLAPFVEPYLDETAGHIVEAVQTAADGLAVTPLQVALAWIRDRPGVAAPIVGARNSQQLTAALSVEALSLPDEICRALDDVSAPVHRYPDHDWSTL, from the coding sequence ATGGAGCAGAGGTATCTCGGCCGCACCGGCCTTCGTGTGTCCCGTATCGGACTCGGCACCCTCACCTGGGGCAGGGACACCGACGAGCACGACGCCGCGGACCTCCTGAAGACGTTCTGGGAGGCCGGGGGCAGCCTGGTCGACAGTGCGGACGTGTACGGCGACGGCGAGGCCGAGTATCTGCTGGGACGCCTCATAGAAGGCCTGGTCCCGCGCCGGGACCTGGTGATCTCGACCAAGGCCGGCAGCGTGCCGGACCCGGACCGCCGCGTCGACGGCTCGCGCGGGCACCTGCTCTCCGCGCTGGACGCCTCGCTCACCCGGCTGGGCACGGACTACGTCGACATCTGGCACATCCACGGCTTCGACCCGTACACCCCGCTGGAGGAGACCCTCCAGGCCCTCGACATGGCGGTCAGCAGCGGTCGCGCCCGCTATGCCGGCGTCTCGAACTTCTGTGGCTGGCAGCTCGCCAAGGCGGCGACCTGGCAGCTCGCGGCACCCGGCATCCGGACCCGGCTGGCGGGCACGCAGATGGAGTACTCGCTGCTGCAGCGCGGCGTGGAGCGTGAGGTGCTGCCGGCCGCACTGGACCTCGGCATCGGCCTGCTGCCGTCCTCGCCGCTGGGCCGAGGCGTTCTGACGGGCAAGTACCGTGACGACGCCATGCCTCCCGACTCGCGCGGCGCCTCGGACCATCTGGCGCCTTTTGTCGAGCCGTACCTCGACGAGACGGCCGGCCACATCGTGGAGGCGGTGCAGACCGCGGCGGACGGGCTCGCGGTGACGCCGCTTCAGGTCGCCCTCGCCTGGATCCGCGACCGGCCGGGGGTGGCCGCCCCGATCGTCGGTGCGCGCAACTCGCAGCAGCTCACGGCGGCATTGTCAGTGGAGGCACTTAGTCTTCCTGACGAGATCTGCCGGGCTCTCGACGACGTGTCGGCGCCCGTGCACCGCTATCCCGATCACGACTGGAGCACGCTGTGA
- a CDS encoding LLM class F420-dependent oxidoreductase, which translates to MQLGINLGYWGAGMDGDNLAVAKEADRLGYAVCWAAEAYGSDAATVLSWVAAQTERIDVGSAIFQIPARQPAMTAMTAATLDSLSGGRFRLGLGVSGPQVSEGWYGVKFDKPLARTREYVEIVRRAMTRERLSYDGEHWTLPLPGGPGKPIKLTVHPQREHIPLYIAAIGPKNLEQTGEIADGALLIFPSAEHLEDTTIKYLRAGREKAGKTLDGFDVCPTLPLALGEDKDVSTLADAFRPYTALYVGGMGSAKQNFYNQLAQRMGFEAAAAEVQEKYLSGDKQGAAAAVPHDLIDKTTLLGSVDRIADRMKEYAEAGVTTLSLNPAGFTLDERIASLRAGTEALERAGLA; encoded by the coding sequence ATGCAGCTCGGGATCAACCTCGGCTACTGGGGTGCCGGAATGGACGGGGACAACCTCGCGGTCGCCAAGGAGGCCGACCGGCTCGGGTACGCCGTGTGCTGGGCCGCCGAGGCCTACGGGTCGGACGCGGCCACCGTGCTCAGCTGGGTCGCAGCCCAGACCGAACGCATCGACGTCGGCTCCGCCATCTTCCAGATCCCGGCCCGCCAGCCGGCGATGACGGCGATGACCGCCGCCACCCTCGACTCGCTCTCCGGCGGCCGCTTCCGCCTCGGCCTCGGCGTCTCCGGGCCCCAGGTCTCCGAGGGCTGGTACGGCGTCAAGTTCGACAAGCCGCTGGCCCGCACGCGTGAGTACGTCGAGATCGTGCGCAGGGCGATGACGCGCGAGCGGCTGTCGTACGACGGCGAGCACTGGACGCTGCCGCTGCCCGGCGGCCCCGGTAAGCCGATCAAGCTGACCGTGCACCCGCAGCGCGAGCACATCCCGCTGTACATCGCCGCGATCGGCCCGAAGAACCTCGAACAGACCGGTGAGATCGCCGACGGCGCCCTGCTGATCTTCCCCTCCGCCGAGCACCTGGAGGACACCACGATCAAGTACCTGCGAGCCGGGCGCGAGAAGGCGGGCAAGACCCTCGACGGCTTCGACGTCTGCCCGACGCTCCCGCTGGCCCTGGGCGAGGACAAGGACGTGTCCACGCTCGCCGACGCCTTCCGCCCCTACACCGCGCTGTACGTCGGCGGCATGGGCAGCGCCAAGCAGAACTTCTACAACCAGCTCGCCCAGCGCATGGGGTTCGAGGCCGCGGCCGCCGAGGTCCAGGAGAAGTACCTGTCCGGCGACAAGCAGGGCGCCGCGGCCGCCGTTCCGCACGACCTGATCGACAAGACGACGCTGCTCGGCTCCGTGGACCGCATCGCGGACCGGATGAAGGAGTACGCGGAGGCCGGAGTCACCACCCTGAGCCTCAACCCCGCCGGATTCACGCTCGACGAGCGGATCGCCTCGCTCCGCGCCGGCACCGAGGCCCTGGAGCGCGCCGGACTGGCCTGA
- a CDS encoding DUF5703 family protein: protein MPEYEFVDVYVPRGVSRKDATRLLTDHAEYGHWELDRLSLMRDGSRRVRLRRRIIRQVRATW from the coding sequence ATGCCGGAATACGAATTTGTCGACGTGTACGTACCGCGCGGTGTCTCCCGCAAGGACGCCACACGCCTGCTGACGGACCATGCCGAGTACGGACACTGGGAGTTGGACCGTCTGAGCCTGATGCGCGACGGCAGCCGCAGGGTGCGGCTGCGACGGCGGATCATCCGCCAGGTACGCGCCACGTGGTGA
- a CDS encoding helix-hairpin-helix domain-containing protein yields the protein MSTDPETTESGEPDDTAHPAAAEPGTVDTGDGGGNPGDGGDGEAAAVVADGDGASGGQLSEAEAELAAQRLERERIERRKSEKAGPIAAGTKLSGKAADLLAAVRAVESGETPAATVFSDPEPTPRRAAPEPARRPQTPQTPLTAAAAGAPAPEAVEAVRRALADGGAPDALAPQVAAALGEGADDVLRADPWSLLRVGGVRPEQADGFARALLGAECGPDDERRGRALTGWLLEQAALAGHTALEMPALTAALVQRGVPDADEAVQSAVAEGEALVFQDALDPTAPAPEASEEGEEAEELPVRVLVGLERYALAEESLADGLARLVNSVPKDDGSAEDWERAAASAQGSTAELVRAVAGHGLVLHTGGEASRAEPAALLRAAAALGLRTWAATHTPTGRDRFAVSGAGPDTEASALSVVTVAGLLSGAEGPGRDADGALDLDLLVVLDAPQLDVETGALLIESLPDGARLVLAGDPAVLWSAGPGRVFADLLGAQVCPRVASRRPDPGPLGELVSGIGIGELTQVEAPGKEVVIVPVRDAGEAVHRTVQLVADSVPRAIGVPPEQTVVITPGHGGAAGTRTLNAALKERLNPGPGRFGGFDPGDRIAYSPAPGRTVPGSVVKADADGLHLSCSGAPVVVPKERVEQAVRHGWALTAHQAVGGRWPAVVVVLPGDAAQSLSRPWIYTAFGRAERHLSVVHGVEQALPRAVAEVPAKPRTTRLPLLLATQVPAAG from the coding sequence GTGAGCACGGACCCCGAGACCACGGAGAGCGGCGAACCGGACGACACCGCCCACCCGGCCGCAGCGGAGCCCGGCACCGTGGACACGGGAGACGGCGGCGGGAACCCGGGAGACGGCGGCGACGGTGAGGCCGCGGCGGTCGTCGCGGACGGTGACGGCGCGTCCGGCGGTCAGTTGTCCGAAGCCGAGGCGGAGTTGGCCGCCCAGCGGTTGGAGCGGGAGCGGATCGAGCGGCGGAAGTCCGAGAAGGCGGGGCCCATCGCCGCCGGGACGAAGCTCAGCGGGAAGGCCGCAGATCTGCTCGCCGCCGTGCGTGCCGTGGAGAGCGGCGAGACGCCAGCGGCCACCGTCTTCAGCGATCCCGAGCCCACTCCTCGGCGCGCCGCGCCCGAGCCGGCGCGGCGGCCGCAGACACCACAGACGCCGCTGACGGCCGCGGCAGCCGGGGCACCCGCGCCGGAGGCCGTCGAGGCGGTACGGCGGGCGCTGGCCGACGGCGGCGCACCGGACGCACTGGCCCCGCAGGTCGCCGCCGCCCTCGGCGAAGGTGCGGACGACGTGCTGCGGGCGGATCCCTGGTCGTTGCTGCGGGTCGGCGGCGTACGGCCCGAGCAGGCCGACGGCTTCGCGCGGGCGCTGCTCGGCGCGGAGTGCGGGCCGGACGACGAGCGGCGGGGGCGGGCGCTGACGGGGTGGCTGCTGGAGCAGGCGGCCCTCGCCGGACACACGGCTCTGGAGATGCCCGCTCTCACCGCGGCGCTGGTCCAGCGCGGTGTGCCCGATGCCGACGAGGCCGTGCAGAGTGCCGTCGCGGAGGGTGAGGCGCTGGTCTTCCAGGACGCCCTCGACCCCACCGCGCCGGCACCGGAAGCGAGCGAGGAGGGCGAGGAGGCGGAGGAACTCCCGGTGCGGGTCCTGGTCGGCCTGGAGCGGTACGCACTCGCCGAGGAGAGCCTGGCGGACGGCCTGGCCCGCCTGGTGAACTCGGTGCCGAAGGACGACGGTTCGGCCGAGGACTGGGAGCGCGCCGCCGCCTCCGCACAGGGCTCCACCGCCGAACTCGTCCGCGCGGTCGCGGGCCACGGCCTGGTGCTGCACACCGGAGGCGAGGCGTCCCGGGCCGAACCGGCGGCACTGCTACGTGCGGCGGCGGCCCTCGGCCTGCGCACCTGGGCCGCCACGCACACGCCCACCGGCCGGGACCGGTTCGCGGTTTCGGGGGCCGGACCGGACACCGAGGCGAGCGCCCTCTCGGTCGTCACCGTCGCAGGTCTGCTCTCGGGCGCCGAGGGCCCTGGGCGGGATGCCGATGGTGCGCTGGATCTCGACCTGCTCGTCGTGCTCGACGCGCCGCAGCTGGACGTCGAGACCGGCGCACTGCTCATCGAGTCGCTCCCCGACGGGGCCCGGCTGGTGCTGGCCGGTGACCCGGCGGTGCTGTGGTCGGCCGGGCCGGGCAGGGTGTTCGCCGACCTGCTGGGGGCGCAGGTCTGCCCCCGGGTCGCCTCCCGGCGGCCGGACCCCGGTCCGCTCGGTGAGCTGGTGTCCGGTATCGGGATCGGAGAGCTCACGCAGGTCGAGGCTCCAGGCAAGGAAGTCGTCATCGTCCCCGTGCGGGACGCGGGCGAGGCCGTGCACCGGACGGTGCAGCTCGTCGCGGACTCGGTGCCACGGGCGATCGGCGTCCCGCCCGAGCAGACCGTGGTGATCACCCCGGGCCACGGCGGCGCTGCCGGCACCCGCACGCTCAACGCGGCGCTCAAGGAACGCCTCAACCCCGGCCCCGGCCGCTTCGGCGGCTTCGACCCCGGCGACCGGATCGCCTACTCCCCCGCTCCGGGCCGCACGGTGCCGGGCAGCGTGGTGAAGGCCGACGCCGACGGACTGCACCTGTCGTGCTCGGGCGCTCCCGTCGTCGTACCGAAGGAGCGGGTGGAGCAGGCCGTGCGGCACGGGTGGGCGCTGACCGCGCACCAGGCGGTGGGCGGCCGGTGGCCCGCGGTGGTCGTGGTGCTGCCCGGGGACGCGGCGCAGTCCCTGAGCCGGCCGTGGATCTACACCGCGTTCGGCCGGGCGGAGCGCCATCTGTCCGTGGTCCACGGCGTGGAACAGGCACTTCCCCGGGCCGTGGCCGAGGTCCCGGCGAAGCCGCGCACCACCCGCCTGCCGCTCCTGCTGGCGACCCAGGTGCCTGCCGCCGGCTGA
- a CDS encoding chaplin, with protein MRQVTRKGLMTVAAATGVLAAAGGYAHADSGASGFSSGSPGVLSGNTVQAPVDVPVNVCGNTVNVIGILNPAIGNDCTNKGGGSSGGHGSGHGSGHGGSGGSQAGGHAGDSPGVGAGNHVQVPVDVPVNVCGNSVDVVGVGNAAKDNDCANGGDSGGGHTTPPGGGHETTPPGNPGQPGNPGHPAEPGHPGTPSTPPSTGGKTPGGSSHANHPGAQSAVTQPQGTAQLAHTGSDMPLGVVLPVGAGALLAGAVMYRKARASA; from the coding sequence ATGCGACAGGTCACCCGCAAGGGCCTGATGACCGTGGCGGCCGCGACCGGCGTGCTCGCCGCGGCGGGCGGCTATGCCCACGCCGACTCGGGCGCGAGCGGCTTTAGTTCGGGCTCGCCCGGCGTGCTGTCCGGCAACACCGTGCAGGCGCCGGTGGACGTGCCGGTGAACGTCTGCGGCAACACGGTCAACGTCATCGGGATCCTCAACCCGGCGATCGGCAACGACTGCACCAACAAGGGCGGAGGCTCGTCCGGCGGACACGGCTCGGGCCACGGCTCGGGCCACGGCGGTTCCGGCGGGTCCCAGGCCGGCGGGCACGCCGGCGACTCACCCGGTGTCGGCGCGGGCAACCACGTCCAGGTGCCGGTCGACGTACCGGTGAACGTCTGCGGCAACAGCGTCGACGTCGTGGGTGTCGGCAACGCGGCCAAGGACAACGACTGCGCCAACGGCGGTGATTCGGGCGGCGGGCACACCACGCCTCCGGGCGGCGGTCACGAGACGACACCGCCCGGCAACCCCGGGCAACCGGGTAACCCGGGCCACCCCGCCGAGCCCGGTCACCCCGGCACCCCGAGCACGCCGCCCAGCACGGGTGGCAAGACGCCGGGCGGCTCCTCGCACGCCAACCACCCGGGCGCCCAGTCGGCGGTCACTCAGCCCCAGGGCACCGCACAGCTCGCGCACACCGGCAGTGACATGCCGCTGGGCGTCGTGCTCCCGGTGGGCGCGGGTGCGCTGCTGGCGGGAGCGGTCATGTACCGCAAGGCGCGCGCTTCGGCCTGA
- the mshC gene encoding cysteine--1-D-myo-inosityl 2-amino-2-deoxy-alpha-D-glucopyranoside ligase: MHAWPASEVPALPGQGRDLRIHDTATGGSVPLDPGPVARIYVCGITPYDATHIGHAATYNAFDLVQRVWLDTKRQVHYVQNVTDVDDPLLERAHRDGVDWVALAEQQTTLFREDMTALRMLPPQQYIGAVEAIPGIVPLVERLRYAGAAYELEGDTYFSVESDPDFGKVSGLDASAMRLLSAERGGDPDRPGKKNPLDPMLWMAAREGEPSWDGGSLGRGRPGWHIECVAIALDHLGMGFDVQGGGSDLVFPHHEMGASHAQVLTGQFPMAKAYVHAGMVALDGEKMSKSKGNLVFVSKLRRDGVDPAAIRLALLAHHYRSDWEWTDQVLQDAVARLGRWGAAVSRPDGPPAEALVEEIREALADDLDAPAALAAVDRWAARQDAEGGTDIGAPGVVSRAVDALLGVAL; this comes from the coding sequence ATGCATGCCTGGCCCGCTTCCGAGGTCCCCGCCCTGCCTGGTCAGGGCCGCGACCTGAGGATCCACGACACCGCGACCGGCGGTTCGGTCCCCCTGGACCCCGGTCCCGTCGCCCGTATCTATGTCTGCGGCATTACGCCGTACGACGCGACCCACATCGGTCACGCGGCGACCTACAACGCGTTCGACCTCGTTCAGCGCGTGTGGCTCGACACCAAGCGGCAGGTTCACTACGTCCAGAACGTGACCGACGTCGACGATCCGCTGCTGGAGCGGGCGCACCGTGACGGCGTCGACTGGGTCGCCCTCGCCGAGCAGCAGACGACCCTGTTCCGCGAGGACATGACCGCCCTGCGGATGCTGCCCCCGCAGCAGTACATCGGCGCGGTCGAGGCGATACCCGGCATCGTGCCGCTCGTCGAACGGCTGCGGTACGCCGGTGCCGCCTACGAACTCGAGGGCGACACCTACTTCTCCGTCGAGTCCGACCCCGACTTCGGCAAGGTCTCGGGCCTCGACGCGTCCGCCATGCGGCTGCTGTCCGCCGAGCGCGGCGGCGACCCGGACCGTCCGGGCAAGAAGAACCCGCTCGACCCGATGCTGTGGATGGCCGCCCGTGAGGGCGAGCCCAGCTGGGACGGCGGCTCGCTCGGCCGTGGCCGGCCCGGCTGGCACATCGAGTGCGTCGCCATCGCCCTGGACCACCTCGGCATGGGCTTCGACGTGCAGGGCGGCGGCTCCGACCTCGTCTTCCCGCACCACGAGATGGGCGCCTCGCACGCCCAGGTGCTGACCGGCCAGTTCCCCATGGCCAAGGCGTACGTCCACGCCGGCATGGTCGCCCTCGACGGCGAGAAGATGTCCAAGTCCAAGGGCAACCTGGTCTTCGTGTCGAAGCTGCGCCGCGACGGCGTGGACCCGGCCGCGATCCGGCTGGCACTGCTCGCCCACCACTACCGGTCCGACTGGGAGTGGACGGACCAGGTCCTCCAGGACGCCGTGGCCCGCCTCGGCCGCTGGGGCGCCGCCGTGTCCCGTCCCGACGGGCCGCCCGCCGAGGCACTCGTCGAGGAGATCCGCGAGGCCCTCGCCGACGACCTGGACGCCCCGGCCGCGCTCGCCGCGGTCGACCGCTGGGCCGCGCGGCAGGACGCCGAGGGCGGTACCGACATCGGCGCGCCCGGTGTCGTATCGCGGGCTGTGGACGCGCTGTTGGGCGTGGCCCTGTAG